From the genome of Acetonema longum DSM 6540, one region includes:
- a CDS encoding amino acid ABC transporter permease encodes MQYISNILPSMLAGTAVTLQMFFVTMVLSLPLGLCLALIRISGRRAVSGAAGVYIWLLRGTPLMLQLLFVYFGLPFVPYIGVRLDDFPAAVLAFVLNYAAYFAEIFRAGIQSIERGQYEGAKVLGMTYLQTMRRIILPQVMKRVLPPVSNETITLVKDTSLIYVLAMNDLLRTTRAIVQRDFNTTPFIVAAVFYLVMTLALTWLFQKLEQRYAVYDE; translated from the coding sequence ATGCAATATATTAGTAATATTTTACCGTCGATGCTGGCAGGAACGGCAGTTACGCTGCAGATGTTTTTTGTAACCATGGTCCTGTCCCTGCCTTTAGGACTGTGTCTGGCCCTGATCCGCATTTCCGGACGAAGGGCAGTGAGCGGAGCGGCAGGGGTTTATATCTGGCTGCTGCGGGGAACGCCGCTGATGCTGCAATTGCTGTTTGTTTATTTTGGGCTGCCCTTTGTGCCGTACATCGGCGTAAGGCTTGACGACTTTCCGGCGGCCGTGCTGGCTTTCGTCCTGAATTACGCCGCCTATTTCGCCGAGATCTTCCGCGCCGGCATTCAGTCCATTGAACGTGGGCAGTATGAAGGGGCTAAGGTGCTGGGCATGACATATCTTCAAACCATGCGGCGGATCATTTTGCCCCAGGTAATGAAAAGAGTGCTGCCGCCGGTCAGTAACGAGACCATTACCCTGGTAAAGGATACTTCGCTGATCTATGTGCTGGCGATGAATGATTTGCTGCGGACCACCAGGGCCATTGTGCAGAGGGATTTCAACACAACGCCGTTCATTGTGGCGGCGGTATTCTATCTGGTTATGACGCTGGCCCTGACCTGGCTGTTTCAAAAGCTGGAACAGCGTTATGCCGTATATGACGAGTAG